The sequence GCGGCCGCTGCTGGGCGAGTGGGTCGGCAGCGAAGTCGATGATCGCTGGCGCCTGGAAGTCCGCTTGCAAGAACGCTAGTAGCGTCATTTTTACAGATGTTCGCTCCGACGCTCTTGGGTGTCGTTTCCCACTGAGACTGTCTACTTTTCCGATCTCCATTCAACACCAGCGCACGCTATCGTTCGCACTTTCAAACGGCAGGATGCCGACCCCCTTCGTCTCTTGCCTGGATGCCAGGGACGTCTTTTCAAGGATGAAAATATGCCATTAAAACCACCTCGCGGTGGCAGCACTCGCGTGGATACTGATGTTCACACGCAGCCGAATCGAAGTGCGGACAAGGATTTTTCACAGGCTGACACGCTCGGCCGCGATGGCACGACCCCTTGGGCTCGCGTCGATGATCCGAAGCTGCGGAACAGCTCACCTGGCGATGATGCCGGCCGCGATACCAGCATGCCGGTGCCGATGGTCGAGATTCGTCCGGCGCCGCTCCCTGCTGAAACCCCTCCGGTCATGTACAAGTCGCTGGAGAATTACGGGATAAAGTCAGTGGCCGTGCTGCCGGACGCCGACAGCGACGGCTTCAGGGTGTACAAAAATCGCCAGTATGTGAATGTGCCTGACGGCGGCATCGTGTTGGTCGGGGTAGACCCGGACACGGGATTTCATCGCGCTCGACTGGCAAGCGAGTTACTGCCGTCCGGACCATTGCTGTTGCGTGACATCGAGAGCGGCATCTGGCATCCGCACAACGACTTTAACGCACACACCACTCCTCTGGCCGACGCAAGCTTGCACGTCTTTCGTACCGGGCTTGATCTGCACGGCGTAGCCCCCGGCAGCGACGGCCTGATACATCACGATGGCAAACTCTACGTAGCCATCGACGAACAGGTGTATCAGGTGATGCAGGATCTTGATGCATCCCGTCCCGAATACAGGGTGTGGCGTCTGGTCAATCCCAAGGATCCTGTTGCCACGGACAGCGCCAATATTTACCGCGCCAGTCGCAGCGGTGAAACCCGAGCCATCGTTCGAAACGAGCAGGGTATTTGGGTATCCATCCTCACTGGATTGAGGGGAGGCATGCAACGCAATGACCCCGCCCCCGCCAACCCGCTCAACTTTCATCGACCCTGGCTCGACAGCCCCGGCCCCTCGGCAATCCTGCCACCGGCGGTTGCAACCACGCGGGCACAGGTCAAACGCTACTTTGCCGATGCAACCGATCAACATGCCGATGACTTCATTGCGCGTTTCGGTGAATCGACGGCGGCAGAGGTGGAGCTCAAGCGAATGCAGCTCGAGTTCCCGCTATTGGACCGTGAGATAACTGCGTGGGAGAGTGCTTATAAGGGTAACGACAGCGCCGAGCGCACTCGACGACTGGATATCGGTGCTCGCATGCGTCGGCTGTATAAATGGCAGGGGGAAGCTTCGGAAAAGGTCTACCGAGACGGACGGCTGGTCGGTTTCAGGCTGGATTTGCACTTGGGGCACCGCGGAAACCTGACGCTTCCCGTTTTCGTCACGCGACTTGGCTCTGTGGTTGCTCTTCGGCTAGAGGGGACCACATCGAACAACCTGGGAAATCTGTTTTCGAGGTTTTCGCACATTGAAACCCTCGAAGTACACGGACTCAGCGGTAAGAACAATGGGCTGCTTGCCGAGATCAACGTACTCGCAGCATTGCGAGTTCTGGAAATACGCGAAACCTCCCTCTGGCTGCCGTCGATCAGTCAGCAACATTTCACCGGTTTGAGCCGTTTGCAGGAGTTGAGCCTTTCCAATTGCAGTATCTGGCCCAGGCTCTCAGTGATGGGGATGAACGAGTTGCGGGTACTGCGCCTGCGCTCCTGTGATCTGGAACTGTTTCCCTCCGGACTGACCTTCTTGCCCGTCGCGTCGCGTTTACGGGTGCTGGATCTGTATCACAATCCGAAGTTGCGGGATGCACCCAACGTCACCCTGATGTCCGAATTGCGCGAATTGAATTTGTCGCATACCAGTATACGTCAGCCGCCCGTCGGGCTTGGTCTTCCCAACGGTCCGACGCGGCTTGAGGTACTGAACCTGTCGCACAACCCGCTTGTCGTGGCGCCGACGCTCAGAGGAATGCCCGCATTGGTGGAGGTGGATCTCAGCCGGACGTTCATCCAGCATTTCCCGGAAGGCGTCACCTTCGAGGTGCCGAAAACACGGCTGGATCTTTCCTTGACCTCGATCCTGTCGATCCCCGAGACCGTTGAACTGAGGACGGGGATTGAGCTGGATGGCGCGCGGATATCCGATCCGACCTCCCTGCGACGACTGATTGCTGCGCGTCGACAGACAGACCGCGATGTTTGGCTTGATAGAGGACATCCAGGTGTGGGGATCAATCACTGGTTGCACAATGTTCCTGCGGCGCAACACTTTACAAAAATTGCCCTGTGGAACTCACTTGCCGATCAAGAGAATTCGCCAATGATGAGACGCTTCGCTGAGCTGGTGCGCACACCGGAGTTTGTGGTCGAACGTCCGCTTTTACAGCGTCGCGTCTGGTCGTTTCTCGCGCATTTCAAAAAGACCAGTCTCGGCGAGCAGGAAGTTTTGCGGGACATGGCGGTCACCGAGCCCAGCCCAGGAAAGATGCTGGACAGGCTGGAAGAGGAAATAAAGAAGTTTGACCCGACGTGGCAGCATCAGCCGCTCCATCAGTTGCCAAAACACCCAAAACTTGGATGACGCTGAAGTGACGGCCTGTATGAAAGCGGAAATCCGAGAACTGCGTTTATGCGGGAGCTCGACAGAACGCTTGAACGGGATCAGCGGTCAGCAGTTTTGAAAAGAAGCTGGCCAGGACCACTAACCGGCAGGATGCCGAAACCATCGTCCCTTGCGTGAATGCCAAGGGCGAGTTCTTCAAGGATGAAAAACATGCCAGTAAAACCACCTCGCAGTGGCAGTACCCACGTGAATGTTCCCGGTAGCCCGAGCCGCCCCGGTGATGTGGATACTTCGCTCCCCGATCCATCGATCCGCAGAAGCGTCGACTCAGGTCTTGCGCTCGATGACCTGCAGCTGCGAACCGGGCCATCCCGCGATACACACGCTGATGTCGTCCGCCCGGAGCCGGCCGTGCTGGTTCAAATGACTGCCGTTGACATCCCGCATCCGGCAGCCGTGCCGCTACTGGAGAATTACTTGATCGGCGCCGGGATAACGCTTCCAGATGCCGACAGCCGTGGCCTCAGGGCGTTTAACAAGCGTTATTACGTCGATCTGTCAGAGGGCGGCACTGTTCTGGTCGCAATGGATCCGGTCGATGCAACGTATCGAGCACGGTTGCCCAATGAGCGGCATCCTTCCGGCCCCGAGTTGGTGCGCGACATTGACAGCGGTTTCTGGCATCCACGGGAGGGCGTTGACTTGACCCTTCGAGCGCAGGTGAAAAAAAACCTTCCGGAACTGTCCGATCGACAAGCGGATGACGTTGTATCCCGGTTTGGTGACAAGGATACGTTAGAGACTGAACTCAAACGCATTCAACTGGGTTTGCCGCAGTTGGAGCGTGAGCTCAGCACCTGGACGAATGCCCTCAAGGACTCTCCCGGCGCCGATTACGCGAGTCGACTGTCACTGAGTGCCAAGCTGATTCAACTGTACAAGTGGCAAGGCAGCAAGCTCGACCCTTGGGGGCGAATCTATCGCGGCGGGCGAATGGCGGGTTTCAGGATGGATATCGATCTAAGCGAATGGCCGATGCAAAGGGCCCCACTTTTTTCTACACCCATCAATTCCGTTGTTTCTCTTACTCTGAGAGGTTCTTCGTCACAAACACCGCAGGATTTCTTCGCCGGTTTTCCCAGCCTTGAAACACTGAGGACGTCAGGCCAAATGATGTATGGACTGCCCGACGGAGTCGGACGGCTCACGGAGTTGCGCGTGGCGGACTTGAGTAACCCTCTGCTCCACCTTTCGCGAGCCGATATTGAACAATTGAAACAGCTGTCACGTTTGCGCGAGCTGAACCTGGAAGGCCATCCCCTCGGGCATGGTTTTTCGATACGCGATATGACTGAGTTGCGGGTGTTGAAACTGGGTAATACCAGTCTTGTCGGCTTGCCTGCCGGACTGAACGAGTTGGCCGGATGGTCGCGGTTACAGGTATTGGATCTTCAACGAAATCCTTTTTTAGGGCGGGCGCCTGACGTTACCGGGATGTCCGAGCTGCGGGTATTGAATCTGACGCAGACCGGTATCAGCCAGCTTCCTGGCGGGCTGGGCACCGGGAATGGCCCCAAAGGCTTGGAAATATTGAAACTCGGCGAAAATTCGCTGTTTGATGCGCCTTCGCTCGAAGGAATGAGCAAGTTGCGGGAACTTGATCTTTCCAGCACGGAAATCGACAAGTTTCCCGACGGCATCACGTCTGAAATTCCCGTGACAGTATTGAATCTCGCGAACAATCGAATCAGATCGATTCCCGAATCAGTGGAGCTTAGAGCAGGCTTCAACTTGACCGGAAATCCTATTACAGACCCCGCGTCCCTGCGGCGATTGATATTTGCGCGTCGACAAACGGGCACCGATATCTGGTTGGGAGTAGAGAGCGTTGATACGTCGGCGGATCTCTGGCTACGACATGTGCCACACGCGCAAGCTCCAGAGAAACTGGCGCTTTGGGACAGGTTGAACAGCTTTTCTGAAAGCAGTTTGTTCTCGCGGATTCGAAATCTGAGCCGTACGCCTGAATTCTTCGTAGAACGTCAGCTATTAGAGCGCCGGGTCTGGGCGTTTCTCGAAAGTTTCGAAAAGGCAGGCGCTGTTGAACGGTCTCGCCTGAGGGACGTAGCCAGGAAGGAAACGAGTCCAGGAAAGATGCTGGAAAGGCTGGAGGAGGAAATAAAGGCACTTGATCCCGGGCGACAGAATCAGCCCTTGCATCATCTACCCAAGCGTCCGAGGCTCGACTGACCCCGGGACTGCGGTGTAAAAGCGGGAATCCCTGACCTGCCTGTATCAGGGTTCCCAAAACGGGCGGACTTCGCTATGCGCGTCGGTCCGGTGTAAAGAGGGAACCCCCGGCCTGCCTGTACCAAGGATCCCAAAAGGGTGGGCGCATCGCGTTGCGGTGTGTGCCCGGTGTAAAGAGGGGAATCCCCGGCCTGCCTGTACCAAGGTCCCCGAAACGGGTGGTGAATCGAATCACCTGTGAGAGGTATTGCAGGGGGCGTGCCAGGTTTTAAAATGTTGAAACAAAAAAGCTGATCAGAAACGCGAAAGCCCCGGAATTCGGGGCTTTCGTGTTTTTCAATAAAGGGTTCTTCAGTGTTTTCAGGAGTGGTTGTGGCGATACGGCTGTGCGCGATCACGGGTCATTGTGCATTGATGCGGTGCACGGTGGCCCCTCACCCTGACCCTCTCCCAGAGGGAGAGGGGACTGACCGGGTCGCCCGGTCAAATTACGTCGACCTGAGATACCGAGCCGAACTCAGGCCTCGAAACCACCCGAGATCGGCTCCCTTTCCCCTCTCCCCCTTGGGGGCGGTCCGACGTTTCGGGAGGGCTGGGGTGAGGGGGATCGATCCTGAGTAAACGACAATCCTTAAGCGTTAACCCTCATCCCCCTCATCATCATCCCCACCATCAACCTTCATACCCAATTCCTTGATCTTGCGCGTCAGGGTATTGCGCCCCCAACCCAGCAACACCGCGGCATCACGCCGACGTCCGGCGGTATGCTTCAACGCCGTCTCGATCATGATCCGCTCAAACGCCGGCACCGCACTGTCGAGCAGGCTCGACTGACCGCGCGCCAATGCCTGATCCGCCCACTGACGTAGCGCCTGTTCCCAGTTGGTTACTGGTGCGGAGTCCTGTGGCAGGCTCAACAGTTCCGGCGGCAAGTCGCTGATATGCACCTCGCGCCCGGACGCCATCACGGTGATCCAGCGGCACGTATTCTCCAGTTGACGCACGTTGCCCGGCCACGGCAGATTTTTCAGGTATTCCTCGGTTTCGCTTTTCAGCAGTTTCGGCTCGACCGCCAGTTCCTGCGCGGCGCGGCTAAGGAAGTGCTTGGCCAGGGTCGGAATGTCTTCGCGACGATCCGACAGGCGCGGGATGTGGATGCGGATCACGTTGAGGCGGTGGAACAAGTCCTCACGGAATTTGCCGGCGTGCACCAGGGTTTCCAGATTCTGGTGCGTCGCCGCAATGATGCGCACGTCGACCTTGACCGGTACATGGCCGCCAACACGATAGAACTCGCCGTCGGCCAATACGCGCAACAGTCGAGTCTGTGTGTCAGCCGGCATGTCGCCGATTTCATCGAGGAACAATGTGCCGCCATCAGCCTGTTCAAAACGGCCGCGACGCAGGTTCGCCGCGCCGGTGAACGCGCCTTTCTCATGGCCGAACAGCTCGGATTCCATCAGATCCTTGGGGATCGCCGCCATGTTCAGTGCAATGAACGGCGAGGCCGCGCGTGGGCTGTGGCGGTGCAGAGCGTGGGCGACCAGTTCTTTACCGGTGCCGGATTCACCGTTGATCAGCACGGTGATGTTGGAGTGGCTCAAGCGCCCGATGGCGCGAAACACTTCCTGCATCGCCGGCGCTTCGCCGATGATTTCCGGGGTGCGGGTCAACGCCGGCACGACTTCCAGGCCTTGCTGTTCTTGGGCGTGCTGATTGGCACGCTTGACCAGCGACACCGCCTCATCGACGTCGAACGGCTTCGGCAGGTACTCGAACGCGCCGCCCTGATAGGAGGCGACAGCGCTGTCCAGATCGGAATGAGCGGTCATGATGATGACCGGCAACCTTGGGTGTTGCTCGCGGATTCGCGCCAACAGATCCAGACCACTGGCACCCGGCATGCGAATGTCGGAAATGATCACGTCAGGCTGCTGACGGGCCAGACGACTCATCACACCGTCGGCACTGTCGAAGCTCTGGGTGGTCATGCCTTCCTGCTGCAAGGCCTTTTCCAGAACCCAACGGATAGAACGGTCGTCATCGACGATCCATACGGTTTCACTACGGCTCATGTCGATGTGGCTCCTTGTTCCAGTGGCAGAAAGATCGAGAACGTGGTGTGGCCTGGGTGGCTGTCACACTCGATCAGGCCCTGG comes from Pseudomonas sp. RU47 and encodes:
- a CDS encoding leucine-rich repeat domain-containing protein yields the protein MPVKPPRSGSTHVNVPGSPSRPGDVDTSLPDPSIRRSVDSGLALDDLQLRTGPSRDTHADVVRPEPAVLVQMTAVDIPHPAAVPLLENYLIGAGITLPDADSRGLRAFNKRYYVDLSEGGTVLVAMDPVDATYRARLPNERHPSGPELVRDIDSGFWHPREGVDLTLRAQVKKNLPELSDRQADDVVSRFGDKDTLETELKRIQLGLPQLERELSTWTNALKDSPGADYASRLSLSAKLIQLYKWQGSKLDPWGRIYRGGRMAGFRMDIDLSEWPMQRAPLFSTPINSVVSLTLRGSSSQTPQDFFAGFPSLETLRTSGQMMYGLPDGVGRLTELRVADLSNPLLHLSRADIEQLKQLSRLRELNLEGHPLGHGFSIRDMTELRVLKLGNTSLVGLPAGLNELAGWSRLQVLDLQRNPFLGRAPDVTGMSELRVLNLTQTGISQLPGGLGTGNGPKGLEILKLGENSLFDAPSLEGMSKLRELDLSSTEIDKFPDGITSEIPVTVLNLANNRIRSIPESVELRAGFNLTGNPITDPASLRRLIFARRQTGTDIWLGVESVDTSADLWLRHVPHAQAPEKLALWDRLNSFSESSLFSRIRNLSRTPEFFVERQLLERRVWAFLESFEKAGAVERSRLRDVARKETSPGKMLERLEEEIKALDPGRQNQPLHHLPKRPRLD
- the ntrC gene encoding nitrogen regulation protein NR(I), which gives rise to MSRSETVWIVDDDRSIRWVLEKALQQEGMTTQSFDSADGVMSRLARQQPDVIISDIRMPGASGLDLLARIREQHPRLPVIIMTAHSDLDSAVASYQGGAFEYLPKPFDVDEAVSLVKRANQHAQEQQGLEVVPALTRTPEIIGEAPAMQEVFRAIGRLSHSNITVLINGESGTGKELVAHALHRHSPRAASPFIALNMAAIPKDLMESELFGHEKGAFTGAANLRRGRFEQADGGTLFLDEIGDMPADTQTRLLRVLADGEFYRVGGHVPVKVDVRIIAATHQNLETLVHAGKFREDLFHRLNVIRIHIPRLSDRREDIPTLAKHFLSRAAQELAVEPKLLKSETEEYLKNLPWPGNVRQLENTCRWITVMASGREVHISDLPPELLSLPQDSAPVTNWEQALRQWADQALARGQSSLLDSAVPAFERIMIETALKHTAGRRRDAAVLLGWGRNTLTRKIKELGMKVDGGDDDEGDEG
- a CDS encoding leucine-rich repeat domain-containing protein, translated to MPLKPPRGGSTRVDTDVHTQPNRSADKDFSQADTLGRDGTTPWARVDDPKLRNSSPGDDAGRDTSMPVPMVEIRPAPLPAETPPVMYKSLENYGIKSVAVLPDADSDGFRVYKNRQYVNVPDGGIVLVGVDPDTGFHRARLASELLPSGPLLLRDIESGIWHPHNDFNAHTTPLADASLHVFRTGLDLHGVAPGSDGLIHHDGKLYVAIDEQVYQVMQDLDASRPEYRVWRLVNPKDPVATDSANIYRASRSGETRAIVRNEQGIWVSILTGLRGGMQRNDPAPANPLNFHRPWLDSPGPSAILPPAVATTRAQVKRYFADATDQHADDFIARFGESTAAEVELKRMQLEFPLLDREITAWESAYKGNDSAERTRRLDIGARMRRLYKWQGEASEKVYRDGRLVGFRLDLHLGHRGNLTLPVFVTRLGSVVALRLEGTTSNNLGNLFSRFSHIETLEVHGLSGKNNGLLAEINVLAALRVLEIRETSLWLPSISQQHFTGLSRLQELSLSNCSIWPRLSVMGMNELRVLRLRSCDLELFPSGLTFLPVASRLRVLDLYHNPKLRDAPNVTLMSELRELNLSHTSIRQPPVGLGLPNGPTRLEVLNLSHNPLVVAPTLRGMPALVEVDLSRTFIQHFPEGVTFEVPKTRLDLSLTSILSIPETVELRTGIELDGARISDPTSLRRLIAARRQTDRDVWLDRGHPGVGINHWLHNVPAAQHFTKIALWNSLADQENSPMMRRFAELVRTPEFVVERPLLQRRVWSFLAHFKKTSLGEQEVLRDMAVTEPSPGKMLDRLEEEIKKFDPTWQHQPLHQLPKHPKLG